A part of Salvelinus alpinus chromosome 5, SLU_Salpinus.1, whole genome shotgun sequence genomic DNA contains:
- the LOC139575877 gene encoding SIN3-HDAC complex-associated factor-like gives MFGFHKSKIYRSHEGCCICKTKSSSSRFTDSSRYEETFRLCFGLSEDRVGDICNACVLLVKRWKKLPKGSKKNWNHVVDARAGPGFKLTKPKKMKSSDGKKKNKLKRLQKFKRQNSDAHSTTSSMSPSQSPSYESDDGSDIESKQRRPTPSVFSFLDRSYWKRQKVCCGIVYKGRFGEVMIDPRLFKPCCSSKKQETLVPMQDTHLPLPTIHPPPLLLPEALKEDW, from the exons ATGTTTGGTTTTCACAAGTCGAAAATATATCGCAGCCATGAAGGATGTTGCATTTGCAAAACCAAGTCCTCCAGTTCACGCTTTACTGACAGCAGCAGATACGAAGAAACCTTCAGGCTATGTTTTGG GTTGTCAGAGGATCGTGTGGGAGACATCTGCAATGCCTGTGTGCTGTTAGTAAAAAGATGGAAAAAACTGCCAAAAGGCTCTAAGAAGAACTGGAACCAT GTTGTAGATGCAAGAGCTGGGCCTGGCTTCAAGCTAACCAAACCCAAGAAGATGAAGAGCAGTGATGGGAAGAAGAAAAACAAACTGAAGAGGCTTCAAAAATTCAAAAGACAAA ACTCTGATGCCCACAGCACGACCTCAAGCATGTCTCCATCCCAGTCCCCCAGCTACGAGTCAGATGACGGCTCAGACATTGAGTCCAAACAGAGGCGCCCCACTCCTTCTGTCTTTTCCTTCCTGGACCGTTCTTACTGGAAAAG GCAAAAGGTGTGCTGTGGGATTGTCTACAAAGGGCGTTTTGGTGAGGTGATGATTGACCCACGTCTCTTCAAGCCCTGCTGCAGCTCCAAGAAGCAGGAGACGTTGGTTCCCATGCAGGACACGCACCTTCCCCTTCCCACCATTcaccccccacctctcctgcTACCAGAGGCCCTGAAAGAGGACTGGTGA